One Nicotiana sylvestris chromosome 12, ASM39365v2, whole genome shotgun sequence genomic window carries:
- the LOC138883948 gene encoding uncharacterized protein: protein MIVYGTEVVIPAEVKIPSLRIIQEAELDDVEWVKSCYEQLALIDGKRMNAVYHGQLSQNRMSKAFNKRVKPRQFTPGQLVLKKIFLHQDEAKGKFSPNWQVPYLVHQVLIRGTLILVEMDG, encoded by the coding sequence ATGAttgtttacggtacagaggttgtcattcctGCTGAAGTaaaaattccttccctaaggatcatacaagaagctgaactcgatgacgtagagtgggtaaaaagttgttatgagcaactagcccttatagacggaaagagaatgaatgcagtttaccATGGTCAACTCtctcagaacagaatgtccaaagccttcaacaaaagagtcaagccaagacaattcacaccggggcagctggtgttaaagaaaatttttttgcatcaagatgaagccaaagggaagttctctcccaactggcaggttCCATACCTGGTCCACCAGGTTCTGATAAGAGGaaccctcatacttgtagaaatggacggataA